The genomic DNA CCGTCGATCTTAAGAAATTCGTCCAGCGCAAACTCGGACTGCGAGTAAAACTTTTCAGAGAATCGAGAGCAGATGAGGCGGTAGGTGCCCACCGCTTCGTTGGTCTTTTTATCGATGATCATTAAATGATCAGCAATGGCATCGTACTCATCAAAATCTAAACCCGTCTCGTGAGACTTACCTAAGCCTTCTTCCAGAAAAATTTTGTGGCGCAGTCTTTGGGCATTATGAATGTCCTCGATGGTCTGAGCGGTTTTGATCAGGAAGTCTTCAGTAT from Bdellovibrionales bacterium includes the following:
- a CDS encoding GNAT family N-acetyltransferase is translated as MSLDFLNSHRCKYPFEIDTEDFLIKTAQTIEDIHNAQRLRHKIFLEEGLGKSHETGLDFDEYDAIADHLMIIDKKTNEAVGTYRLICSRFSEKFYSQSEFALDEFLKIDG